From uncultured Desulfobacter sp.:
GATCATCACACCCGAATTCTTTGCCCCGGTCAATGTGAATCTCGGAACAGGGACCGCAGGGTCCGGTGTCACCCATGGCCCAAAAATTGTCCTCGTCACCTAACCTGGAGATGCGTTCGGCAGGCAAGCCAACCTGCTTATTCCAGATCTCAAACGCCTGGTCATCATCTTTATAAACAGATACATACAGTTTTTCGGCATCAAACCCGTACCCATTGGTGAGCAGGTCCCAGGCAAAGTCAATGGCCTTTTCCTTAAAATACTCTCCAAAGGAAAAATTGCCGAGCATTTCAAAAAAAGTATGATGGCGGGCCGTGTATCCAACGTTCTCAAGATCGTTATGTTTACCCCCGGCCCGAACGCATTTCTGTGAGGTGACTGCAGTGGTGTAATCACGTTTTTCATCACCTGTAAAAACACGCTTAAACTGCACCATACCGGCGTTGACGAACAGCAGGGTGGGATCATCCTGGGGAACCAGGGACGACGAGCGCACATGGCGGTGGTTATGTTTTTTAAAATATTCGAGGAAAATTTTCCTGGCTTCATTACCTGTCATAGTATTATTGGCTCCTGCTCAACTTTACCGGTTAGGCTTTCGCTTCCGGCTGACTGTCCTTTCCGTTGCCGGCTGCAGTTTTGGCTGCTTCCGGTCCGGCAATTCCAAGTTCGGTTCTCACTTTAAGTTCAATGGCATCAAAGATCTCAGGATTGTCTATTAAAAAGGCTTTTACATTCTCCCTGCCCTGACCGATGCGCTCTTTCTCAAATGAATACCAGGACCCGCTTTTGTTCACAATATCCAGCTCGACCCCCATGTCCAGAAGGTCGCCGGTCCTGGAAATACCCTCTCCATACATCAGGTCAAATTCAACATTTTTAAACGGAGGGGCCAGTTTATTTTTCACCACCTTGACCTTGGTCCGGGATCCGATCACATCTTCACCGCTTTTGATGGCTGCTGCCTTTCTGATCTCAAGACGCATGGAAGAATAAAATTTCAAGGCATTACCACCGGTGGTGGTTTCCGGATTACCATAGACTACGCCGATCTTCATACGGATCTGGTTGATAAAAATCAAGGTGGTGGCTGTTTTACCTATTGTTCCAGTCAGTTTACGAAGGGCCTGGGACATCAATCTTGCCTGCAGCCCCATGTGGGAGTCGCCCATCTCGCCTTCGATTTCTGATCTGGGCACAAGGGCGGCCACCGAATCCACAACCAAAATATCAATGCCACCGCTTCGCACCAGCATGTCGGCAATTTCAAGGGCCTGTTCGCCGGTATCGGGCTGGGAAATCAGAAGCTCGTCACAATCTACACCCAGCCGCTTGGCATAGGCCACGTCCAAGGCATGCTCGGCATCGATAAACGCGGCAATACCGCCTGCTTTCTGGGCCTGGGATACGGCATGAAGCGCAAGGGTTGTCTTGCCGGAAGATTCAGGGCCGTAAATCTCAATAACCCGGCCCCTGGGGTATCCGCCCACGCCCAAGGCTTTATCCAGGGCAAGAGACCCGGACCGAATCACGGGCACGGCTTCAATCGCCCGACCGCCCAGCTTCATAATCGAGCCTTTGCCGAACTGGCGCTCAATCTGATTCATGGCGGTTTGGACAGCTTTTTCCTTTTCCTTGTTTTTTTCCATCGCGTTTTCCTCCTCAATCAAACCATAAGGTATATTGCTTTAAGCAGGAAAGCGGCCAGCAGCCCTGCCATTACATCATCGAGCACAATACCGGCCCCGCCGGAAAAGGTTTTTTCAAACCAGCGGATCGGAAAAGGCTTTAATATATCAAAACATCTGAAGGCAATAAAACCTGCGGCCAAAGTGATCATGGTCACAGGCACCAGGGTCATGGTCACACAATAACCTGCCATCTCATCAATAACTACAGCCCCCGGATCTTTATCGCCAATCAGAATTTCAGCCTTTTGGGAAATCCAGACCGCAAAAAGTATCACGCCCACCAAAAACAGGGCGGCAGCACCGGGCGTACACACCGTTGCCAGCCACACCATGATCCCGATCAACGGCAGCCCCGAAAGGGTACCAAAGGTCCCGGGGGCCAAAGGTATCCGTCCCAGGCCAAAGCCCGTGGCAATGAAAAGTATAACTTTGTCCCCCATCAGATGAGTCCTTTCACGGTCTTTTATAACTGGCCTGTTTGCGTTTCAAGGGGATTTAATTCCGTCAGAATTCGCTCATATACCTGATAAAAAGGCAATTTATGTTCCAGGGCTTTGCGTTTACAATCATCGTATTCGGGCATGATCCGGGCCTGGCCGTTTGGTGTTGTAATTTTTTTGGCGTTTACCCGGCCAAGGCTTGTCTCCACCGCCACGGGTTCACGTCTTAAAATCATCCGGTCGCAAATGTGATATCTAACCCCAATAGTTGTGGTCTCGGACAGCAGGATGGCAGAAAGCACCTGGAGCTGATCCTTGTGGCAAATCACCTCAATGCGGGTGGCTGGCCGATTTTTTTTCATGAATGCCGGTGTAAAACTGACATCCAAAGCGCCTTTGTCCATAAGGCGATCCATAACAAAGCCAAGACTCTCAGGGCTCATGTCATCCACATTGGTATACAGCACATGCACCTGATCCGACAGGATGTTCTCCCCGGAATTTTTTACGGCAGCAGGGGTGCCCAGCACCAGGCGCAGAAGATTGGGAACAGATGCACCGGTGTCGCGTTTGCCGGCCCCGTAGCCCACCTTTTCAATCCGCATGTCCGGCATGGCACCAAACTGCGGGGCCAGCGTTGCCACAATAGATGCGCCTGTGGGTGTGACAATTTCTGTTTTGGCGTCAGATCCTGTCACTTCAAGGCCTTTTAGTATGGCCACAGTGGCCGGGACCGGTACGGGAACAATACCATGGGCGCATTTAATGGTCCCTGATCCCAGGGGGATCGGCGTTGCCGCCACCTGATCCACGCCCAAATAATCCAGAGCCAGAAAGCTGCCGATGATATCCACCAGGCTGTCGATGCCGCCAATCTCATGGAAATGGACAGTTTCAATGTCCTTTCCGTGAATACGGGATTCGGCCAGAGCTATATGTTTAAAGGCTGTCAGGGCATTGGCCCGAACCGTGTCCGGCAGATCCGCAGATTCGATCATTTCCCGGATAGTGGTGTAATGACGATGGGTAACATGGTCGGTCTCATCCACATAAAGATTGACAGCCCGAAGATGATGCCGGAACACAATTTCAGTGCGCAGATCAAACCCGTCCAAAATGGGCGACAGTTTTTTTTTGAGCCAGTCCACAGGTACACCAAGATCCACCAGCGCCCCTAAAAACATGTCTCCGGCAATGCCTGCCATCATATCAAGATAAAGAATCATAACGCTACCTTTCCTGTTGCATGGATTTTAAGAATTTCAAGGATCAGTTCGGCACAATGGACCATATCTTTAAGTGCAATGGATTCCTTAAGGGTATGCACATCCGTCATGCCTGTGCCGAGAACACCTGCGGCAATGCCGTTTTTAAAGAAAACATTGGCATCAGCCGCTCCGCCGCTTGTTTTGCAGGCCATGTCCCGGCCCAGATTGGCGGCGGCTTTCTGGGCAAGCTTGATCACCATATGATCTTCAGGGATGCGGGTATTGGGAAAGTCGTTTTCCACTATCATTTCCACCCGGGGAAGTGTGTCTCCTTCAGCCTTAAGTTCGGCCATGGTATTTTCAAAGGTGGAAACAATGGTATGTGTGACCTTGTCCAGTTTAGCAGGATCATGGGACCGGGCTTCGCCGTGAATTTCCACATATTCAGGCACAATATTAGTGGCGGCTCCGCCGGAAATAAGCCCAAGGTTACAGGTAGTTTCCTCGTCGAGGCGACCCAGTTCAAGTTTGGCAATGGCACAGGACGCCGCATAAATGGCAGAAACCCCGTTTTCAGGAAAGCCGCCGGCATGGGCGGCCCGGCCGTAAACTTTTGCACTGATCTTGTTGGCTTCAGGCGCCCGGTTTACAATACCTTCGGTATCCACGGCGTCCAGAATGTATCCGAATTTTGATTTAAGCAAATCGTAGTCAAGGTTCTTGGCACCTAGAAGCCCAAGTTCCTCACATACTGTCATGACCACCTCAACAGGGGGGCACGGCAGGTTGTTATTCTTGATCACCTGCATCACCTCAAGGATGATGGCAAGGGCAGACTTGTCGTCGGCACCCAGGATGGTAGTGCCGTCACTTCTAAACACCCCGTCCTCAAATATGATTTTTACCCCTTTGCCCGGCACCACCGTGTCCATATGCCCGGAAAGCATCACCGGCTCAACATCCGTGTTGCCTTTAAATGTAGCCACAAGGTTGCCGCAGTCACAGTTGATCTTAGCGCCTGCATCATCAAACACCACAGTTGCCCCAAGGCCTGTCAGTTCCTTTTCAAGAACTTTTGCGATCAGACCCTCGCTTCCGGATTCGGAATCAACCCGGGTAAGAGCCGCAAACCTTTTCCCCAGGCGTTCTTGATCAATCATATTCTATCCTTTATATATTAAAGCCCACCAAGACTATTTAAACAAGTGGAACAATATACTAGAATTCATCTGGGAATGCCAGTCCCTGTTAACACAGATCGGCAGGACAATCGACAAGTAACCGGTCTGCTGTTCAATACCATTGATGTTAGGGCCATAGAAACAATAAAATCTACCATAGGACTTGTCTTTTTAACCATTTTCAAGGCGCACCAATGGGCACATATTTCGAATATGCTCCCATTGGTGCGCCTTGAATACGGGCAAAAATCCCGCACCCTATTGGTAGATTTTAAAATCCCCATGGCCCTTATCCCGTTGGAAATTCCATAACGCCGGAACAAAATGATTGTCGGTTGCGATTTTTATTGATACAGAATTTGTAAATATTCTTTGTTGAAATTATGCAAAAAAAAAACAACATAATCATTTGTTCACGGCGGTGCTGACTTTGTCCAGTACCGCGAAAAATAAATCAATGTAAAAAAAATCATAAGGTGTTCGGTTTAGAAGGAGGAATACTGATGAAAGAAAAAACCCAGAAGAACATTTATACTGCATTTATCGGTGAAGCCAAAGCCTATTTTCGATTGCTGGCCTTTGCCGAAAAAGCTGAAGAAGAAAAACTGCCTCAGGTGGCCATGCTGTTTCGGGCCATTGCCGAGGCGGAGCGCATCCATGCCACCCGTAACCTGGGATTGATTAAAGACCTCATTGTCAAAGATACGGATACCAACCTGGAAAAATCTTTCCAGAACGAAAAAAACGTCAGTGAAAATGTTTACCCGGAATTTATTAAAGACGCCATGGAAGAAGATGAAACCGCCGCGGTCAAAGTGTTTACCTTTGCCCGGGACGCGGAAAGCTATCATGCCAAGCTGTACGAACGAGCCATGATGGACGTAATTAAGGACAAGGTTAACGCTTACCACGTCTGCCAGGTGTGCGGTTATGTGACCCACAAAAAAATTCCCAAGGAATGCCCGGTCTGCGGCGTTCCCAAGGAAAAGTTTAAAACCATTGAATAACAGTAGCTTTTTACATGCAATCACCCTGATTCCTTGACTGAATATGGGGACAGTGGTAGCTTTGCCATGAAGAATTCCAAAGCAGTTCACAACGTATCTAAGCGGATTACATCAGGAGGTCAGGACATGGAAATTATCGGCATAGATGTGGGGTTTGGTTTTACAAAAGCATATAACGGACAAAATTCGGTAATTTTCAAATCCCTGATCGGCGATCCGGCTGATATTCAGTTTATGTCATCCATGGGCGATACTGCAGCAACGGCCAACTTGCATATCACCCTGGACGATAAGACCTATTTTTTAGGATCCTATGCCGAACGTCAGTCCAGCCTGACCGAATATACCCTTGACCAGGAAAAAATGGTGGAAGAATTCATCAAAATACTGGCCCTTGCGGCGGCAGGCACATGTTCCCAGGTCTATGGCCCTATCAATGTGGTAACCGGCTTGCCTGTGGCGTACTTAAAACGGTATACCAAGCAGATTAAACAGATTATCCAGGGTGATCACGAAATCATCTATCATCACCAGGACGCCCCCGATGAACACAGAAGGCTTTCAATTGACAAAGTGCTTGTCATACCCCAGCCCATTGGGTCCATTTTTAACCGGATTTTTGACGATAACGGAAAAATCTGTGACAAAAATCTTGCGGCATCCAAGCTCGGGGTGGTGGATATTGGTTTTAAAACAACGGATTTTTCCATTTTTGACCATCTCCAATACATTGAAAGGGGCTCGTCAACCATGGACACAGGGGTGTCCAAATGCTTTTCCATAATTGCAGACAAGCTGCGCCAGGAAAGTGGTATTAATATTGAACTTTACAAAATTTTTAAGTTCATTGAATCCGGCGTGATTAAAATCCGGGGCAAGGAGTACAATGTGAATAATCTGAAAAAACGAGTATATACACATGCCGCCTCGACCATTGCCTCTGATTTAAGCCGGCTGTGGAAAAATGACTGGGATATTGACACCATTATCGTATCCGGGGGAGGGTCTATCCCTTTGGCCGAATTTCTGATACCATCTGTTGAAGGTAATGTGATCCCCATTCCCAAGAGCATTGACGCCCGGTTCAATAATGTTCAGGGATATTATAAATATGGGTCTTACAAGTGGGGAAAAGACAAAACTATACCTTCCCGACAGGCATCAGCCCCTGAAGAAGAGCCGGCTGCCCGGGAAGAGGCACCTGTTTCGGAAGAAACAAAATAAAGCAAAGAAAGGATTTGCCTAGTTGAAAAGGCAAAACGCTTAGACGCCAATGAACCTTGATGCATTAACAGAAATTCTTTCCATGGTGTCCGACGGCGCACTGCCCGTTGGACAGGCGGCAGATCAATTAAAACATCTCTCATTTGAAGATATCGGTTGCGCCCATGTGGATCATCACAGAACCCTTCGCAAAGGATTCCCCGAGGTGATTTTCGGGCAGGGCAAAACATCGGAACAGATTATTGCCATTCTTGAGAAACTGGAACAATCGGAAAATATCGTGCTTGTAACCCGCCTTGACGAGGAAAAGGCAGACGTAATTCTTTCACGGTTTCCCCATGCGCAATATTTTGATGACGCACGCCTCTTAAAAATAGAAAAAGAACCCCCTGCCATTACCGGCCGGGGTACGATCCTCATCGTCAGTGCAGGGACGTCAGATATTCCGGTTGCAATGGAAGCTTTTTTAACGGCAAAGGCCATGGGTAACGAGGTAAAAACACTTTTTGATGTCGGGGTTGCAGGCATCCACAGACTTTTCGCCCACAAGGCAGAAATTGAAAAAGCATCTGTTATTATTGTTGCCGCAGGCATGGAAGGTGCCCTGCCTTCGGTGGTAGGCGGACTTGTCAAGTCGCCTGTAATTGCAGTTCCCACAAGTGTTGGTTACGGCACAAGTTTCAACGGTATGACTGCCCTTTTGGGCATGCTTAATTCCTGCAGTTCGAATATTGCTGTGGTCAACATCGACAATGGATTCGGGGCAGGTTACATGGCCGCCACCATCAATCATGTGGGGGTTGAATTTTAGAATAGTGTCTGTCCAGAAATAAGGATTTTTGTTCAAGTTCAAAACGGATGAAAATTCTAACCACAGGCATATATTGAATATTCCGAGGATAAAAATTTTCATCCAACAAAGAAATTGGGCAAAAAGGCTATTTCTGGATGGACACTATATTTTATATTTGCCCGCGCATTTCCAGGGCTTCCTTATTTGACGGATCAATTCTCAAAATACGATTCAGATAATCGTCGGCCTGGAGAATGTGCCTATTGTTGAAATGAATATGGGCGATCTGAAGTTTGGTTTTGATATCTCCACGCCTGTTGCTATCAACCGTGACAAAGCATTTCATTGCTTTTTCCTGATCGCCGGTTTCAAGGTAGATGGTGCCGGCTTTATACAAAAGGTCCAGATTGGAAGGATTATCTCTGATCGCCTCGGTAACGAGCTCACTCACAAATTCATATTCCTGGTTGTCCAGGCAAATGTCAATGATTCTTTCCTGAAGGAACCTGTTGGAGCGGCTTTTGGACATGACACGCGAAAAAAGCGTTCTTGCTTCATTTCTGAATCCGTTAATCATAAGTGTTTCACCTAATTGAACAGCTGAATCAAAATATCTGGTGCTGAAAGAGAGAATTTCCATATAAACCTGGGCGGCCTGTTTAAAAGCGCGTTTATTAATATATAACTCGGCCAGATGGTTTCGTGAAATTGTATCCTGACGGTTTACGGCAACGGCCTTTTGAAGACATTTTTCACCGATTTCCGGTTTCTTGGTCTGAAGGTACAAAAGCCCCAGCTTTCTTAAAATCCGTGATGCATTTGGTTT
This genomic window contains:
- the recA gene encoding recombinase RecA; this encodes MEKNKEKEKAVQTAMNQIERQFGKGSIMKLGGRAIEAVPVIRSGSLALDKALGVGGYPRGRVIEIYGPESSGKTTLALHAVSQAQKAGGIAAFIDAEHALDVAYAKRLGVDCDELLISQPDTGEQALEIADMLVRSGGIDILVVDSVAALVPRSEIEGEMGDSHMGLQARLMSQALRKLTGTIGKTATTLIFINQIRMKIGVVYGNPETTTGGNALKFYSSMRLEIRKAAAIKSGEDVIGSRTKVKVVKNKLAPPFKNVEFDLMYGEGISRTGDLLDMGVELDIVNKSGSWYSFEKERIGQGRENVKAFLIDNPEIFDAIELKVRTELGIAGPEAAKTAAGNGKDSQPEAKA
- a CDS encoding phosphatidylglycerophosphatase A; its protein translation is MGDKVILFIATGFGLGRIPLAPGTFGTLSGLPLIGIMVWLATVCTPGAAALFLVGVILFAVWISQKAEILIGDKDPGAVVIDEMAGYCVTMTLVPVTMITLAAGFIAFRCFDILKPFPIRWFEKTFSGGAGIVLDDVMAGLLAAFLLKAIYLMV
- the larC gene encoding nickel pincer cofactor biosynthesis protein LarC; its protein translation is MILYLDMMAGIAGDMFLGALVDLGVPVDWLKKKLSPILDGFDLRTEIVFRHHLRAVNLYVDETDHVTHRHYTTIREMIESADLPDTVRANALTAFKHIALAESRIHGKDIETVHFHEIGGIDSLVDIIGSFLALDYLGVDQVAATPIPLGSGTIKCAHGIVPVPVPATVAILKGLEVTGSDAKTEIVTPTGASIVATLAPQFGAMPDMRIEKVGYGAGKRDTGASVPNLLRLVLGTPAAVKNSGENILSDQVHVLYTNVDDMSPESLGFVMDRLMDKGALDVSFTPAFMKKNRPATRIEVICHKDQLQVLSAILLSETTTIGVRYHICDRMILRREPVAVETSLGRVNAKKITTPNGQARIMPEYDDCKRKALEHKLPFYQVYERILTELNPLETQTGQL
- a CDS encoding M20/M25/M40 family metallo-hydrolase: MIDQERLGKRFAALTRVDSESGSEGLIAKVLEKELTGLGATVVFDDAGAKINCDCGNLVATFKGNTDVEPVMLSGHMDTVVPGKGVKIIFEDGVFRSDGTTILGADDKSALAIILEVMQVIKNNNLPCPPVEVVMTVCEELGLLGAKNLDYDLLKSKFGYILDAVDTEGIVNRAPEANKISAKVYGRAAHAGGFPENGVSAIYAASCAIAKLELGRLDEETTCNLGLISGGAATNIVPEYVEIHGEARSHDPAKLDKVTHTIVSTFENTMAELKAEGDTLPRVEMIVENDFPNTRIPEDHMVIKLAQKAAANLGRDMACKTSGGAADANVFFKNGIAAGVLGTGMTDVHTLKESIALKDMVHCAELILEILKIHATGKVAL
- a CDS encoding rubrerythrin family protein — its product is MKEKTQKNIYTAFIGEAKAYFRLLAFAEKAEEEKLPQVAMLFRAIAEAERIHATRNLGLIKDLIVKDTDTNLEKSFQNEKNVSENVYPEFIKDAMEEDETAAVKVFTFARDAESYHAKLYERAMMDVIKDKVNAYHVCQVCGYVTHKKIPKECPVCGVPKEKFKTIE
- a CDS encoding ParM/StbA family protein, with the translated sequence MKNSKAVHNVSKRITSGGQDMEIIGIDVGFGFTKAYNGQNSVIFKSLIGDPADIQFMSSMGDTAATANLHITLDDKTYFLGSYAERQSSLTEYTLDQEKMVEEFIKILALAAAGTCSQVYGPINVVTGLPVAYLKRYTKQIKQIIQGDHEIIYHHQDAPDEHRRLSIDKVLVIPQPIGSIFNRIFDDNGKICDKNLAASKLGVVDIGFKTTDFSIFDHLQYIERGSSTMDTGVSKCFSIIADKLRQESGINIELYKIFKFIESGVIKIRGKEYNVNNLKKRVYTHAASTIASDLSRLWKNDWDIDTIIVSGGGSIPLAEFLIPSVEGNVIPIPKSIDARFNNVQGYYKYGSYKWGKDKTIPSRQASAPEEEPAAREEAPVSEETK
- the larB gene encoding nickel pincer cofactor biosynthesis protein LarB; amino-acid sequence: MNLDALTEILSMVSDGALPVGQAADQLKHLSFEDIGCAHVDHHRTLRKGFPEVIFGQGKTSEQIIAILEKLEQSENIVLVTRLDEEKADVILSRFPHAQYFDDARLLKIEKEPPAITGRGTILIVSAGTSDIPVAMEAFLTAKAMGNEVKTLFDVGVAGIHRLFAHKAEIEKASVIIVAAGMEGALPSVVGGLVKSPVIAVPTSVGYGTSFNGMTALLGMLNSCSSNIAVVNIDNGFGAGYMAATINHVGVEF
- a CDS encoding response regulator, which produces MIDIKTMTILIVDDMKSMRLTLRKMLRNLEIGKELLFADSGKSGLNVLKNSSCDLIIVDWNMPEMNGSQMLAHLRGDKNIRDISVIMVTAENERDIVTDAAEYEVEGYLLKPLTLAALDTKIKSVVETANHPEKAKLHLLEARVCEEAGNIEGAIDETKRALRLKPNASRILRKLGLLYLQTKKPEIGEKCLQKAVAVNRQDTISRNHLAELYINKRAFKQAAQVYMEILSFSTRYFDSAVQLGETLMINGFRNEARTLFSRVMSKSRSNRFLQERIIDICLDNQEYEFVSELVTEAIRDNPSNLDLLYKAGTIYLETGDQEKAMKCFVTVDSNRRGDIKTKLQIAHIHFNNRHILQADDYLNRILRIDPSNKEALEMRGQI